One stretch of Bacteroidales bacterium DNA includes these proteins:
- a CDS encoding 30S ribosomal protein S12: protein MPTIQQLVRKGRKKLVDKSKAPALDSCPQRRGVCVRVYTTTPKKPNSAMRKVARVRLTNQKEVNAYIPGEGHNLQEHSIVLIRGGRVKDLPGVRYHLVRGALDTSGVDGRTQRRSKYGAKRPKK from the coding sequence ATGCCGACAATTCAGCAATTAGTAAGAAAAGGCAGGAAAAAACTGGTAGATAAAAGTAAAGCACCTGCATTGGATTCATGCCCACAGAGGCGGGGAGTATGCGTGCGTGTTTATACCACAACACCAAAGAAACCTAATTCAGCAATGAGGAAGGTAGCCAGGGTAAGGCTTACCAACCAGAAGGAAGTTAACGCCTATATTCCGGGAGAAGGTCACAATCTCCAGGAACACTCTATCGTACTGATAAGGGGTGGCAGGGTTAAAGACCTTCCGGGCGTTCGTTACCACCTTGTGCGTGGTGCGCTCGACACATCAGGAGTTGATGGCCGTACTCAGAGAAGATCAAAATATGGTGCCAAAAGGCCTAAGAAGTAA
- a CDS encoding elongation factor G — MKTYQADQVKNIALLGNSESGKTTLAEAMLFNGGVIERRGTIEGKNTVSDYRPIEHENGNSLFSTVLYTEFLNSKINILDTPGLDDFSGGVISSLFASDCAVMTINVQNGVEVGTEIHFRHTEKDNKPVILVVNGLDHEKANYEKAIEMLKERLSSNIVIVQYPVNEGVGFNSVIDVFKMKMLRYAKDGGKAEILDIPADQADKAAELHGVLVEKAAESDEALMELFFTNDTLTEDEIKKGISKGIAKRGLFPVLCISAKHNIGVDRLMEFIINEAPSIADMPAQKNNKGAEIKPNPAGAASVYVFKSSIEEHIGEINYFRVFSGKITENLDVVNSNNGSKERLSQLYVCAGKNRTRVPELNVGDIGAFVKLKNTKTGHTLSVPGNDWKFEGVKFPEPKYRTAIKAQSESDDEKLGEALNKIHLEDPTIIIEYSKELKQIIVHGQGEYHLNIMKWHLDNIYKIHTNFNAPKIPYRETITKSAAADYRHRKQSGGAGQFGEVHMIIEPFEEGSKEVTMQKINGKEIKISVRDKEEITLPWGGKLVYVNSIVGGAIDARFMPAILKGIMEKMEIGPLTGSYARDIRVYVYDGKMHPVDSNEISFRLAGRNAFSQAFKIAGPKILEPVYDVEIFVPSDRMGDVISDLQGRRGMVLGMASEKRFEVIKAKVPLAEMNKYSTALSSITGGRAMYTMKFAEYAQVPGDVQDAVIKAYSAEEDEE, encoded by the coding sequence ATGAAAACATATCAGGCGGACCAGGTTAAAAACATTGCACTGCTGGGTAACTCCGAATCAGGTAAAACCACTCTTGCAGAGGCAATGCTTTTTAACGGAGGTGTAATTGAAAGAAGAGGTACTATCGAAGGAAAAAACACAGTTTCTGATTATCGTCCGATCGAACACGAAAATGGAAACTCATTATTCTCAACTGTACTTTATACCGAATTTCTGAATAGTAAGATAAACATTTTAGACACACCGGGTCTTGATGATTTCAGCGGGGGGGTTATCTCTTCACTCTTCGCTTCAGATTGTGCTGTTATGACAATCAACGTTCAGAATGGTGTTGAAGTTGGTACTGAGATCCATTTCAGACATACTGAAAAAGATAACAAACCGGTAATACTTGTGGTAAACGGGCTCGATCACGAAAAAGCCAACTACGAGAAAGCAATAGAGATGCTTAAGGAACGCCTGAGTTCAAATATTGTGATTGTACAATATCCTGTAAATGAAGGAGTAGGATTCAATTCAGTAATTGATGTTTTCAAAATGAAGATGCTCCGTTATGCAAAAGACGGCGGCAAAGCTGAAATACTTGATATTCCAGCAGATCAGGCTGACAAAGCAGCTGAACTGCATGGAGTGCTTGTTGAAAAGGCAGCTGAAAGTGACGAAGCACTTATGGAGCTTTTCTTTACAAATGATACTCTCACAGAGGATGAAATAAAGAAAGGCATATCAAAAGGTATTGCAAAAAGAGGTTTGTTTCCTGTTCTATGTATCTCAGCAAAACACAACATTGGTGTAGATCGTCTGATGGAGTTTATAATAAATGAAGCCCCGTCAATCGCAGATATGCCTGCACAGAAAAACAACAAGGGAGCCGAAATAAAACCAAATCCTGCCGGAGCAGCCTCAGTTTATGTCTTCAAATCATCAATTGAAGAGCATATCGGTGAGATCAACTATTTCAGGGTATTCTCAGGTAAGATTACTGAGAACCTTGATGTTGTCAACTCAAACAACGGTTCAAAAGAAAGACTTTCACAGTTATATGTCTGCGCAGGCAAGAACAGAACAAGGGTTCCTGAACTTAATGTTGGTGATATAGGTGCTTTTGTTAAACTGAAGAACACAAAAACCGGACATACCTTAAGTGTTCCTGGAAATGACTGGAAATTTGAAGGTGTTAAGTTTCCTGAGCCAAAATACCGGACTGCCATTAAGGCTCAGAGTGAGAGTGATGATGAGAAACTTGGTGAAGCACTGAATAAGATACACCTTGAAGATCCGACAATCATAATTGAATACTCAAAAGAACTAAAACAGATTATAGTTCATGGCCAGGGTGAATACCATCTTAATATTATGAAGTGGCACCTTGATAATATATATAAGATACATACGAACTTCAATGCACCCAAAATTCCTTATCGCGAGACAATTACGAAATCGGCGGCAGCTGATTACCGTCACAGGAAACAATCAGGAGGTGCAGGCCAGTTTGGTGAGGTACATATGATTATTGAACCATTTGAAGAGGGTTCAAAAGAAGTCACAATGCAGAAGATCAATGGCAAAGAGATAAAAATATCAGTACGCGACAAGGAGGAGATAACACTTCCGTGGGGAGGTAAACTTGTTTATGTCAATAGTATTGTTGGTGGAGCTATTGATGCACGTTTTATGCCTGCTATACTTAAAGGTATTATGGAAAAAATGGAGATCGGTCCGCTTACTGGTTCATATGCCCGCGATATCAGGGTATATGTTTATGATGGTAAGATGCACCCGGTTGACTCAAACGAAATATCTTTCCGTCTGGCCGGAAGAAATGCATTCAGTCAGGCATTTAAAATTGCCGGACCGAAGATCCTTGAACCGGTTTATGATGTTGAGATCTTTGTTCCATCAGACCGTATGGGTGATGTTATAAGCGACCTTCAGGGCCGTCGCGGAATGGTTCTGGGTATGGCAAGCGAAAAACGCTTTGAAGTCATAAAGGCGAAAGTACCTCTCGCAGAAATGAACAAGTATTCAACTGCTTTAAGTTCAATTACAGGCGGTCGCGCGATGTACACAATGAAATTCGCTGAATATGCACAGGTTCCGGGCGATGTTCAGGATGCTGTTATCAAAGCTTACTCAGCTGAAGAGGATGAAGAATAA
- a CDS encoding efflux RND transporter permease subunit, with protein MSIYSTSVKRPVTTILIFVGLMVMGLYSLVQLPVDLYPEMELPFVVVMTTYPGASASDIESNVTRPIENTLNSVSKLKEITSTSSDGTSIVFMNFEYGTNLDEASNDIRSSLGFVERALPEDCEKPAIIKFSTSMMPIIFYAITADESYAGLEKILDEKIVNPLNRIEGVGSVALTGVPGRKVYIDVDPRKMEAYNLTIEQIGNILRAENMNLPAGYVEMGETDYPLRIQGEFPESDVVKNIVVSNFNGASVYLKDIAEVRDTIRESKFDTKINGAKGMSMFVQKQSGGNTVKVTREIEKNLEILKKELPPDVKIEKLFDSATFIKDSISNLSETLMYAAIFVILVVLFFLGRWRATFIIILTIPISLIVAFIYLFVTDASINIISLTSLSIAIGMVVDDAIVVLENITKHIERGSQPREAAIYATNEVWLAVIVTTLTVVAVFFPLTFVTGLTGVLFKQLGMIVTITIVTSVFAAITLTPTLSALLLKWYPINKNAKFWTYDGSIRKGLDKLDHFYEKTLRWSLRHKTMVSILSLIIFIASMSLFSVIKTEFFPQADESRLSATIELQTGTRVSQTLITSEKIDQLLKTKYPEVQIISTATGSDDQGGFASIFSGGGSHKITYSLSLVPIEERSKSSFDLADELRADLAKMPEVVDFTVSTTDNMGSFGGSTVDVEIYGYNISETNLVAEELAEKIRNIPGAKDVTISRDKSKPELQIVFDQNKMAANGLNTAMASMAVKNRVDGMTATRLRQFGDEYDVVVRFKRDATSTITDIENIGITNPMGQIVRLGEIAEIKEFWSPPSIERKRKERIVRVSFTPFKRSLTDLQVDVQKAIDETVKPAGVMVQISGAIKEQMDAFMDIAMLILISLVLVYLIMASQFESLKMPFIIMFSIPFAFSGVAIALFVSDTALSVISGIGAVMLIGIVVKNAIVLVDFINLMRERGYELYEAIAISGRSRLRPVIMTSATTILGMFPLALSTGSGSELWSPMGVAVIGGLVFSTVVTLVLVPVIYAIFSKHGERNKNLAVYSHFDFMNGDGDKKQ; from the coding sequence ATGAGTATATATAGTACTTCTGTAAAACGACCTGTAACTACCATCCTGATATTTGTCGGTCTGATGGTAATGGGTCTCTATTCCCTGGTTCAGCTTCCGGTTGATCTTTATCCCGAAATGGAACTTCCATTCGTAGTTGTAATGACCACCTATCCGGGGGCAAGTGCATCTGATATTGAGTCAAATGTTACCAGGCCAATTGAAAACACTTTAAACTCAGTAAGCAAGTTGAAGGAAATAACATCAACTTCAAGTGACGGAACTTCAATCGTCTTCATGAACTTTGAGTATGGTACGAATCTCGATGAAGCCTCCAACGACATCAGGAGCAGCCTTGGTTTTGTCGAGAGAGCTCTCCCCGAGGATTGTGAGAAGCCGGCCATTATTAAGTTCAGTACAAGCATGATGCCAATAATATTTTATGCTATAACTGCTGATGAGAGTTATGCCGGACTTGAAAAAATCCTTGATGAAAAGATTGTTAACCCCCTCAACAGGATTGAAGGAGTAGGATCGGTTGCATTAACCGGAGTGCCCGGAAGAAAAGTCTATATTGATGTTGATCCAAGGAAAATGGAGGCTTATAATCTGACCATTGAACAGATCGGAAATATCCTCAGGGCAGAGAATATGAATTTGCCCGCAGGTTATGTTGAGATGGGTGAAACCGATTATCCCTTGCGTATTCAGGGCGAATTTCCCGAGAGTGATGTGGTTAAGAATATTGTTGTCAGCAACTTCAATGGCGCCAGTGTATACCTTAAAGATATAGCCGAAGTAAGGGATACTATCCGTGAATCGAAGTTTGATACAAAGATTAATGGTGCCAAGGGAATGTCGATGTTTGTTCAGAAACAATCGGGTGGTAATACTGTAAAGGTAACCAGGGAGATAGAAAAAAACCTTGAAATCCTTAAGAAGGAACTTCCTCCGGATGTTAAAATTGAGAAGCTCTTCGACAGTGCAACATTTATAAAGGACTCAATAAGCAACCTTTCAGAGACCCTGATGTATGCTGCTATATTTGTGATCCTGGTGGTCTTATTCTTCCTTGGCAGATGGAGGGCTACATTTATAATTATTCTTACAATTCCGATTTCACTAATTGTAGCATTTATTTACCTTTTTGTAACTGATGCATCTATTAATATTATCTCACTTACATCATTGTCAATAGCGATCGGTATGGTGGTGGATGATGCTATTGTGGTTCTTGAGAATATAACAAAACACATTGAACGGGGAAGCCAGCCCAGGGAAGCTGCTATTTATGCAACAAATGAGGTATGGCTTGCTGTTATCGTTACAACATTAACAGTAGTGGCAGTTTTCTTCCCGTTAACATTTGTTACCGGTCTTACAGGAGTACTCTTCAAACAGCTGGGTATGATCGTTACAATTACAATCGTTACATCTGTTTTTGCTGCTATTACTCTTACCCCGACTTTAAGTGCTCTTTTACTTAAATGGTATCCCATTAATAAAAATGCAAAATTCTGGACATATGACGGAAGTATCAGAAAAGGTCTGGATAAACTCGACCACTTTTATGAAAAAACACTCAGGTGGTCACTTCGCCATAAGACTATGGTTTCCATTCTGTCTCTGATAATTTTTATTGCCTCTATGAGCCTATTCAGTGTTATAAAAACTGAATTCTTTCCACAGGCCGATGAATCACGTTTATCTGCAACAATTGAGCTTCAGACTGGTACAAGAGTTAGTCAGACTCTGATTACATCAGAAAAAATAGATCAATTGCTTAAGACCAAATATCCGGAGGTTCAGATTATCTCAACTGCAACAGGTTCGGACGATCAGGGAGGATTCGCATCAATTTTTTCAGGAGGTGGAAGCCATAAGATTACATACAGTCTGAGTCTTGTTCCAATCGAAGAGAGAAGCAAATCCAGTTTTGACCTTGCGGATGAATTGAGGGCTGATCTGGCTAAAATGCCTGAAGTTGTTGACTTTACTGTAAGCACAACTGATAACATGGGAAGCTTCGGAGGAAGCACAGTGGATGTTGAAATATATGGTTACAACATATCTGAGACTAACCTTGTTGCTGAAGAACTTGCAGAAAAAATCAGAAATATTCCAGGGGCAAAGGATGTTACAATCAGCCGTGATAAATCCAAACCTGAACTCCAGATAGTATTTGATCAGAACAAGATGGCCGCTAATGGGCTTAATACGGCGATGGCTTCTATGGCTGTTAAGAACAGGGTTGATGGTATGACTGCAACCAGACTCCGTCAGTTTGGTGACGAGTACGATGTTGTCGTAAGATTTAAAAGAGATGCCACAAGTACTATTACGGATATAGAAAATATTGGCATTACTAATCCGATGGGTCAGATTGTCAGACTAGGTGAGATTGCAGAAATAAAAGAGTTCTGGTCTCCGCCAAGTATAGAGCGTAAACGAAAAGAACGAATAGTAAGGGTGTCATTTACTCCATTTAAAAGATCATTAACTGACCTTCAGGTGGATGTTCAGAAAGCAATCGACGAAACAGTTAAACCCGCTGGAGTTATGGTACAGATCTCAGGTGCAATTAAAGAACAGATGGATGCTTTTATGGATATAGCCATGCTGATCCTAATAAGCCTTGTCCTGGTATACCTTATTATGGCTTCACAATTTGAATCTTTAAAGATGCCTTTCATTATCATGTTCTCAATACCGTTTGCATTCTCGGGAGTGGCAATTGCACTGTTTGTATCCGATACTGCTCTTAGTGTAATTTCCGGTATCGGAGCAGTGATGTTGATTGGTATAGTTGTTAAAAATGCTATCGTACTTGTCGATTTCATTAACCTAATGCGTGAAAGAGGCTATGAACTCTATGAAGCAATTGCGATTTCAGGCCGTTCACGACTCAGACCGGTAATTATGACCTCTGCAACAACTATACTTGGTATGTTCCCTCTGGCGCTTAGTACAGGCTCGGGTTCAGAACTATGGAGCCCCATGGGTGTAGCTGTTATCGGCGGACTAGTATTCTCAACAGTTGTAACACTTGTCCTCGTTCCTGTTATTTATGCTATATTTTCAAAGCACGGGGAACGAAATAAGAACCTAGCTGTCTATTCTCATTTTGATTTCATGAATGGCGATGGGGACAAAAAACAATAA
- a CDS encoding efflux RND transporter periplasmic adaptor subunit — protein MKYLRTLPVILISGLLLAGCSAKTNNAAAPAGDSTAVAEKAAIPVKVAVLAKTRIARTIDYTATILPFEEVNMAPSTPGRVDKIYVEVGDRVNKGDDLFLMDRTQLYQLKLQLSSLAKDLSRLDTLLRSGSAKQQQYDQLKTQYDVTKTNVDFMEENTLMKAPFSGVITGKYFENGEMYSGAPTTATGRSAIVTVMQVNPLKINVNISEQYYPLIKRGLKAEVTADVYENELFEGKVFRVAPTVNSGTRAFIAEVELPNKNDLLKPGMFVRVSMDLGEVETFVVPASNVLVQEGTNIRYVFVAENNIARRIEVLIGKRFDDKLEIISETLKEGSKLVIEGQSRLINDDKIEIVK, from the coding sequence ATGAAATACTTAAGAACACTTCCGGTAATACTGATCAGCGGGCTGTTACTTGCTGGCTGCTCTGCAAAAACTAACAATGCTGCTGCTCCTGCAGGTGATTCAACAGCTGTTGCTGAAAAAGCTGCTATCCCTGTAAAAGTAGCTGTACTGGCGAAGACTAGGATTGCCAGGACAATTGATTATACAGCTACAATACTACCATTCGAGGAGGTAAATATGGCCCCTTCAACTCCGGGCAGGGTAGATAAGATCTATGTTGAAGTAGGAGACAGGGTAAATAAAGGCGATGATCTTTTCCTGATGGACAGGACACAGCTTTATCAGCTTAAACTTCAGCTTAGCAGCCTGGCCAAAGACCTTTCAAGACTTGATACTCTTTTAAGATCCGGAAGTGCAAAGCAACAGCAATACGATCAGCTCAAGACGCAGTATGACGTTACAAAAACAAATGTTGACTTCATGGAGGAAAATACTCTTATGAAGGCACCATTCTCCGGAGTTATAACCGGAAAATATTTTGAAAATGGAGAGATGTACTCAGGAGCCCCGACAACTGCAACAGGCAGATCTGCAATTGTAACAGTAATGCAGGTTAACCCTTTGAAAATTAATGTTAATATTTCGGAACAGTACTATCCTTTAATAAAAAGAGGTTTGAAGGCTGAAGTTACAGCGGATGTTTATGAAAATGAGTTATTTGAAGGAAAGGTTTTTCGTGTTGCCCCGACAGTGAATTCCGGTACGAGGGCATTCATTGCAGAAGTAGAGCTTCCTAATAAAAATGACCTTCTGAAACCTGGAATGTTTGTAAGAGTATCAATGGATCTCGGTGAGGTTGAAACCTTTGTTGTCCCTGCTTCCAATGTTCTTGTCCAGGAAGGAACAAACATCAGATATGTATTTGTGGCGGAGAATAATATTGCCAGGCGGATTGAGGTCTTAATAGGTAAGAGATTTGACGATAAGCTTGAGATAATCTCTGAAACGCTCAAAGAGGGCAGTAAACTGGTAATTGAAGGACAATCAAGACTTATCAATGACGATAAGATTGAAATAGTAAAATAG
- the rpsG gene encoding 30S ribosomal protein S7 produces the protein MRKSRPKKRILLPDPKYKDPYVTRFVNNLMFSGKKNLAFKIFYDSLDIVGDKFKSEGKTPLEIFKQALDNVTPQVEVKARRVGGATFQVPMEIRTDRKVAISMKNMISFARKRTGHSMAERLAAELMAAYKLEGGAYKKKEDTHRMAEANKAFAHFRF, from the coding sequence ATGAGAAAGTCAAGACCAAAGAAGAGGATTCTGTTACCGGATCCAAAATACAAAGATCCGTATGTAACAAGGTTTGTGAATAATCTTATGTTCAGTGGTAAAAAGAATCTTGCTTTTAAGATTTTCTACGACTCACTTGATATAGTCGGAGATAAGTTTAAAAGCGAAGGCAAGACTCCGCTTGAAATCTTCAAGCAGGCTCTTGATAATGTAACCCCGCAGGTTGAGGTTAAAGCCCGCAGGGTTGGTGGTGCAACTTTCCAGGTGCCGATGGAGATCAGAACCGACAGGAAAGTGGCTATCAGCATGAAAAATATGATATCATTCGCACGAAAGAGAACCGGTCATTCGATGGCTGAGAGGCTTGCCGCAGAACTTATGGCAGCTTACAAGCTTGAAGGCGGTGCATATAAGAAGAAAGAAGATACTCACAGGATGGCTGAAGCTAATAAGGCTTTTGCTCATTTCCGGTTTTAA
- the fusA gene encoding elongation factor G translates to MDKNLKYTRNIGIMAHIDAGKTTTTERVLFYTGRTHRMGEVHDGNATMDWMVQEQERGITITSAATTTYWKYRGDDYKINIIDTPGHVDFTVEVERSLRVLDGAVAVFCAVGGVEPQSETVWRQANKYVVPRIAFINKMDRAGADFFSVVQQIQEKLGANPVPIQIPIGAEENFKGFIDLITMKATVYYNDENSATSFQIEDIPQNMKEEAEEWRGKLIEVVAGVDDTLLERYLEDHESITEEEIMTALRKTAISGVAIPVICGAAFKNKGVQSLLDSVIAYLPSPVDKGFVTGIDPRNDEEITREPDDEAPLAALAFKIATDPFVGRLAFLRIYSGTLKAGDTVLNVRTGKRERINRLFQMHANKQNPKESISAGDICAGVGFKDLKTGDTLCAINKPILLETMDFPEPVIGVAIEPKTQADVDKLSMALNKLAEEDPTFQVRTDPDSGQTVIHGMGELHLEILVDRLKREFKVECNQGAPQVAYKEAITTVAEFREVFKKQSGGRGKFADMTFDLGPTDEGVRGLQFVNEVKGGHIPKEYIPAIEKGFREAMVNGPLAGFPLDNLKVVLKDGSYHPVDSDALSFEIAAKQAFRKFASKCNPVILEPIMSTEVVTPEEYVGDVIGDFNRRRGRVEGMESKAGARVVKAKVPLAEKFGYVTVLRTLTSGRATSTMEFSHYEKVPAEISNKIVEITKGKIL, encoded by the coding sequence ATGGATAAGAACCTGAAATATACAAGAAACATCGGAATCATGGCTCACATTGATGCCGGTAAGACCACAACTACAGAACGTGTTCTGTTTTATACTGGTCGTACCCATCGTATGGGTGAGGTACATGACGGTAATGCAACGATGGACTGGATGGTTCAGGAGCAGGAGAGAGGAATAACAATTACATCTGCCGCTACAACAACTTACTGGAAATACAGGGGTGATGATTATAAGATTAATATAATTGACACTCCCGGTCACGTTGATTTTACAGTGGAAGTTGAAAGATCATTAAGAGTACTCGACGGTGCTGTTGCAGTTTTCTGTGCTGTTGGTGGTGTTGAGCCGCAGTCTGAAACAGTATGGAGACAAGCAAATAAGTATGTTGTACCAAGGATTGCATTTATTAATAAGATGGACCGTGCAGGTGCTGATTTCTTCAGTGTTGTCCAGCAGATCCAGGAAAAACTCGGAGCTAATCCGGTACCTATACAAATTCCGATAGGTGCAGAGGAGAACTTCAAAGGGTTTATCGACCTTATTACAATGAAGGCAACCGTTTATTATAATGATGAGAACAGCGCTACAAGCTTCCAGATAGAAGATATTCCTCAGAATATGAAAGAGGAAGCCGAGGAGTGGAGAGGCAAGCTTATTGAAGTTGTTGCCGGTGTAGACGATACACTTCTTGAAAGATATCTTGAAGATCACGAATCAATTACTGAAGAGGAGATAATGACTGCTCTGCGTAAAACAGCTATCAGTGGTGTGGCAATCCCTGTTATCTGCGGTGCGGCTTTCAAAAATAAAGGTGTTCAGAGTCTTCTTGATTCTGTTATCGCTTATCTTCCGAGTCCTGTTGACAAAGGCTTTGTAACAGGTATCGATCCCAGAAATGATGAAGAGATTACACGCGAGCCTGACGATGAAGCTCCATTGGCAGCTCTCGCATTTAAAATAGCTACAGATCCTTTTGTTGGTCGTCTTGCTTTCCTCAGAATTTATTCAGGAACACTTAAAGCAGGCGATACAGTATTAAATGTGCGCACAGGAAAAAGAGAACGTATAAACCGTCTTTTCCAGATGCATGCCAACAAACAGAATCCGAAAGAGAGTATTTCGGCTGGCGATATTTGCGCAGGTGTTGGATTTAAAGATCTCAAGACCGGCGATACATTATGTGCCATCAACAAGCCGATCTTACTAGAAACAATGGATTTTCCGGAACCGGTTATTGGTGTGGCAATCGAGCCTAAAACTCAGGCTGACGTTGATAAACTGTCAATGGCCCTCAATAAACTTGCTGAAGAAGATCCTACATTCCAGGTCAGAACTGATCCGGATAGCGGCCAGACTGTAATACACGGTATGGGTGAACTGCATCTGGAGATTCTCGTTGACCGTCTGAAGAGGGAATTTAAAGTTGAATGTAACCAGGGAGCACCACAGGTTGCGTACAAGGAGGCTATTACAACTGTTGCGGAATTCCGCGAAGTATTCAAGAAGCAGTCAGGAGGTCGCGGTAAGTTTGCCGACATGACTTTCGACTTAGGTCCGACTGATGAAGGTGTAAGAGGTCTTCAATTCGTAAATGAGGTTAAAGGCGGACATATTCCAAAAGAGTATATCCCTGCTATTGAAAAAGGATTCCGCGAAGCAATGGTCAACGGACCGCTCGCAGGCTTCCCGCTCGATAACCTTAAAGTAGTACTCAAAGACGGTTCATACCATCCGGTTGACTCTGATGCACTTTCATTTGAGATTGCTGCCAAACAGGCTTTCAGGAAATTCGCATCAAAATGCAATCCTGTTATCCTCGAGCCAATTATGTCTACAGAAGTTGTTACTCCTGAAGAATATGTTGGTGATGTTATCGGCGATTTCAACAGAAGAAGAGGCAGGGTGGAAGGTATGGAATCGAAAGCAGGCGCAAGGGTTGTTAAAGCAAAAGTACCTCTGGCCGAGAAATTCGGTTATGTTACAGTACTTAGGACCCTTACCTCGGGAAGAGCAACTTCAACAATGGAGTTCTCTCATTACGAAAAGGTACCTGCAGAAATATCAAACAAGATTGTAGAAATTACAAAAGGAAAAATTCTTTAA
- the rpsJ gene encoding 30S ribosomal protein S10 produces the protein MSQKIRIKLKSYDHNLVDKSAEKIVKTVKSTGAVVSGPIPLPTHKKIYTVLRSPFVNKKAREQFQLSSYKRLLDIYSSTPKTIDALMKLELPSGVEVEIKV, from the coding sequence ATGAGTCAGAAAATTCGTATTAAACTGAAATCTTACGATCACAACCTGGTGGATAAGTCTGCCGAGAAGATCGTAAAAACAGTAAAATCTACTGGTGCAGTGGTTAGCGGTCCTATTCCGCTTCCTACCCACAAAAAGATTTATACAGTTCTTCGTTCGCCGTTTGTTAACAAGAAAGCAAGAGAACAGTTTCAGCTTTCATCGTACAAGAGGTTGCTTGACATTTACAGTTCAACACCTAAAACAATCGATGCACTGATGAAACTTGAGCTTCCAAGCGGAGTTGAAGTAGAAATTAAAGTGTGA